GCGGCGGCGCAGCACCCGATCGCGCGGCTGGACCGGGCCCGGGTGCTCCGCGAGGCGGGCCTGCTGACGGAGGCCGACGAGCTCCTGGAGGAGGTCGCCGAGGACTTCCGGCACGCCGGGCTGGGGCAGGACCTGGGCGAGACCGAGCTGGTGCGAGCGGAGTGCCTGCTCCTCACCGGGGACCTGGCCGCCGCCCGCGACCTCGCCCGCTCGGCGCGGGGCCGCTTCGTCCGTCGGGGGAACCGGACCTGGCAGCGTCGCGCGGAGCTGCTCCTGCTGCGGTGCCGGCGCTCGGCCATCGAGGCGCGCACCGCCCAGGGGGCCTCGGAGCCGGCGCGCCGGGCGGCGCTGCGCCGGTTGGCGGTGGCGGCGCAGACCTTCGCGGACCGGTGCCGGGTCGAGGGTCGCCGCGACCTCGCGCGGCAGGCCGTCCTCATCTCGCGGGAGGCCTCCCTGCGGGCCCAGCTGTCGGGTCGCGCCGGGGGAGGGCCTGCCCTCGCGGGCGCACGGCCCGCACCGCTGCGCCGGCGCGATCCCCTGGTCGTCCGTCTGCTCACCCGCGAGGTGCGGTCGCTGGCGGCCGAGATCGGAGGGGACCGCCGGCGGGCGAAGGTCGAGGTGCGGCGGGGACTGGCCGAGCTCGGTGGCTACCAGCAGACGTTCGGCTCGCTCGACCTGCGGACCGCCAGCGCCGTGCACGGGTCGGCCCTGGCGCGGCTCGGCCTCGAGCTGGTGCTGCGCGACGGCTCCGCGGCGGAGGTGCTGACCTTCGTCGAGCGTGCCCGCGCGGTGTCGACCCGGCTGCCGCAGGTGCGCCCACCCGGCGACCCGGCGACCGCCGCGCTGGTGGCCCGCCTGCGCGCCGTGGACGAGGAGGCGCGCTCCCTCGAGGGTGATCCGACGGGGCTCGAGACGGCGCGAGGGCTGCGTCGCGAGGCGGCCCGGCTGCAGCACGAGATCCGCGGGCGTGCCTGGGAGCTGGAGGGAGGCCAGGGAGCCGCCGACGCCCCTCCGCGGGTGCGGCGGCTGGCCGCGGCCGCCGAGGCCGACGGCTCGGTCGTGGTCAGCTTCGCCCGGCACCGCAGCAGCTGGGTCGCCGTCCACCTCGACGGCCGTCGGGCGGTGCTGACGCGCCTGGGCCCCGTGGCGGAGGTGGCTGCCCTGGTCGCGCGCGTGCGGGCCGACCTGGACGCCGCCGCCTCCCCCGCGCTGCCCCCGCTCCTGGCCCGTGCGGTCCACGACAGCCTGGCCGCCGGCCTGGCCCGTCTCGACGCGCTGCTGCTCGCACCCCTCGACCTGACCGGGCGCCGCCTGGTCCTCTCCTGCAGCGGCGACCTCATGCTGCTGCCGTGGGGGCTGCTCCCCAGCCGCACGGGTACGGCGACCTCGGTGACCCCGAGCGCGGCGGCGTGGCTGCGCGCCCGGGAGGGCCGACGTCCCTCCCGGCCACGGGTGGTCGCCGTGGCCGGGCCCGGGCTCCGCCTCGCCGAGGCCGAGGTCGCGGAGGTGGTGGGCCGCTGGGAGGGCTCCCGGGCGCTGCTCGGCCCCGACGCGACGTCGCAGCGCGTGCGCCAGGCCCTCGTCGAGGGCGACCTGGTGCACGTCAGTGCACACGGCCGGCACCGCTCCGACAGCCCGCTGTTCTCGTCGGTCCGGCTCCACGACGGGTCGCTCTACGCCCACGAGATCGACCCCGGGGCCGGGCTCGCGGGCTGTGTCGTGCTCTCTGCGTGCGACGCCGGGCTCGCCACCACGCGTCCCGGGGAGGAGATGCTGGGGCTGGCCCAGGTGCTGCTGCACCTGGGGTCGCGGAGCGTCGTGGCGGCTGTGGCGCGGGTGAACGACGAGGTGAGCGCGGGGGTGATGGCCGACCTGCACGCGCGGCTGGCCCAAGGAAAAGACGTGTCCACCTCGCTTGCGGAGGCTCAACGTGAGAGTCTGGACCGTCGCTCACCGGCTGCGTTCGTCAGCTACGGCGCGGCCTGGTGACTTCCGGGCCCGGACGACCCTTCTCCGGTCCGGACTAGCACGTCCGGGTGTCGCGCGTGGGCTTTTGGTCCACTTCTGCACGATCTTGCAATGCATTTTCACGCGTCGCTGTTCAGTGGCTCGCAGCCTCTCGGCGTGGCCAGAATAGATGCAGGCCGACAGCCTCACGCACCCACAGATCGAAGGACCCCCCATGAACAACCGCACCGCTTCGAAATGGTTCGCCGCCTGCGTCGCCGCTCTCTCGCTGAGCATGGTCACCTCGGTGTCCGCCGCCGACGCCAAGCCCGACGACTCCATCTCGGTCAAGCGGGACAGCGGCTGGAACCGCCCCTGACGCACCACCCCGATCCGGGTCGCTGACACCCCCACCCCACCCCACCCCTTCAGCGACCTGAGAGTGAGACGGATCCGACGTCGCCCCCCGAATGTCGGACACAGCCCACCCCGGCCTGTCTCAGTCGTTCGAGAGAGGCAGCAACCTTCAGGTTGCTGCCTCTCTCGGCGTTTTGGGGTCGCCCGCACGGGCCGGATCGCGCCGGGTCCCGGACGGGACGGGTCAGTCGCTCGCCGGTGCGGCCGAGCGGGACATCGCCCACCCCAGCTGGAAGCGCGTCTCGACGCCGTACTCCTCCTTGAGCATGGAGATGTACGACGCGTAGGTGCGCACGCTGACGCCCAGGCGCTTGGCGCTGGCCGCGTCGCTGTGGCCCTCCACCAGCATCCGCAGGGTCATGCTGCGTACTTCTGCAGCGACGTTGCGCGCGGCGGCCATGGTGTCGACCGTGAAGGGCATCGCGCGCTCCCAGGCCCGGTCGAAGAGGTCGAGCAGGAAGGCCAGGATCGACTTCTCGTGGATGGCCACCGCGACCTCGTGGCTCTCCGTGGCGGGAATGAGGGCGGTGTGACGGTCGAAGACCAGCATCCGCTTGAAGAACTCGTCGGAGGTCCGCACCTCGGCGCCGAGGGACGAGACCTCGGCGACGTACTCCCGGGTGGCAGCCGACTGGCGCGCGGAGTGCTGGTAGATGGTGCGGATCGAGACCCCGCGCCGCAGGGCCTGCATGTCACGCGGCTCCGCCTCGGCCAGCGTCACCGCGGGCCGGCGGCCGTAGGGCTGCGCGGTGAGCATCTCGACGCGCAGGTTGGTGACCTGCGTGTCGATGAAGCGGTTGATGGCGTCGATGCCGCGGATCTCGGTGCTCGCGCGCTTGAGGTTGATCGGGGAGCTGCGGTAGAGCGAGGCCAGCTCCTCGAAGGTGCTGTTCCAGCGCGCCGACTCCGCGATCAGCTCGGACGCGTGCTGGGCCAGGGGTGCCACGAGCAGGTCGCTGGCCGCGCTCGGGTCGACGGGGTGGTAGCGCTCCGCCTGGGAGTCGAAGGTCAGCAGACCGAGGTCGACCAGCAGCAGCAGAGCGCTGCGTCGTGTCGAGCCCGGGAGGAAGTCTCGGTCGGCGGCGTCGATCCAGCCCTGCGTGACGGCGACCTCGTAGACCTCGGCGCCCAGCTCGCGCACCACCTCGTGGTCGGCGCGCGAGGGCACCCGCAAGGCGGGCGCGACGTCGGGACCGGCGACGGGGCCGGCTGCGGGGCCCACGCCGGGGCCCGCGCTGGGGGAGGGGCCTCCCGCCTCGGACGCCGCAGACATGGGCCCCATGATGCCGGATCCCGACCCCGGACCGGACATTTCGCCTCAACCCGTCGCCTCGCTCCGTTGCCGCCACCCTCGCTGCCCCCGAAAATCACGACGGACGTCATGGGTCCTGGTCGCGTGAGCGGTCAGTTCCCATGACGTCCGTGGGTCGTGCGGGTCGTGCAGGTGGCGCGCGGTACGGCGAGCGCGGGTGGCGTCAGGCGCCGAGGCGGGCCTTCAGGCCGTCCAGCTCGGTCCACAGCGTGGCCGGCAGGTTGTCGCCGAACTTCTCGAACCACTCGGTGATCTGCGGGATCTCGGCCTTCCACTCCTCGACGTCGACGCGGAGCGCCTCGGCGAGGTCGGCCTCGCTCATGTCGAGGCCCGCGGTGTCGAGCGACTCCGGGGTGGGGACGTGGCCGATGGGGGTCTCGACCGCCTCGGCCTGGCCGTCGATGCGCTCCACGACCCACTTGAGGACGCGGCTGTTCTCGCCGAAGCCCGGCCAGAGGAAGCCGCCGTCGGCGTCACGACGGAACCAGTTGACGTAGAAGATGCGCGGCATCTTCGAGGCGTCGTTCTCCTTGCCCATCGTGATCCAGTGGTTGAAGTAGTCGCCGGCGTTGTAGCCGATGAACGGCAGCATCGCCATCGGGTCGCGGCGCACGACGCCGACCGCGCCGGTGGCGGCGGCGGTCGTCTCCGACGACAGGGTGGCGCCCATGAACGTGCCGTGGGTCCAGTCGCGGGCCTCGGTCACCAGCGGGACGGTGGTCTTGCGGCGCCCGCCGAACAGGATCGCGTCGATCGGGACGCCGTTCGGGTCGTCGTACTCGTCGGCGAGGATCGGGCACTGCTTGATCGGCGTGCAGTAGCGGCTGTTCGGGTGGCTGGACAGCTCCTCGGAGTCCGGCGTCCAGTCCTCGCCCTTCCAGGAGGTGGCGTGGTCGGGCGTGCCCTCCATGCCCTCCCACCAGATGTCGCCGTCGTCGGTGAGCGCGACGTTGGTGAACACCGAGTTGCCCTGGTTGATGGTGCGCATCGCGTTGGGGTTGGTGTGCTCGTTGGTGCCGGGGGCCACGCCGAACAGGCCGAACTCGGGGTTGACGGCGTACAGGCGACCGTCGTCACCGATGCGCATCCACGCGATGTCGTCGCCGAGGGTCTCGACCTTCCAGCCCTCGATGGTGGGGGCCAGCATGGCGAGGTTGGTCTTGCCGCAGGCGCTGGGGAAGGCGGCCGCGATGTACTTCTTGACGCCCTCGGGGCTGGTGAGCTTGAGGATGAGCATGTGCTCGGCCATCCAGCCCTCGTCGCGGGCCATGACGCTGGCGATGCGCAGGGCGTAGCACTTCTTGCCCAGCAGGGCGTTGCCGCCGTAGCCGGAGCCGAAGGACCAGATCATGCGCTCGTCGGGGAACTGCACGATGTACTTCGTGTCGTTGCAGGGCCACTTCACGTCGTCCTGGCCGGGCTCGAGCGGCATGCCGACCGAGTGCAGGGCGGGCACGTAGGAGGCCTGGGTCTCCTCCATCTTCGCCAGCACGTCGGAGCCCATGCGGGCCATGACGCGCATGCTCGCCACGACGTACGCCGAGTCGGTGATCTCCACGCCGAACATGGGGCTGTCGGCGTCGAGGTGACCCATGCAGAAGGGCACGACGTACATCGTGCGGCCCTTCATGCAGCCCCGGTAGAGGTCGGTCATGAGGGCCTTCATCTCGCCCGGGTCCATCCAGTTGTTGGTGGGCCCGCAGTCCTTCTCGTCGACCGAGCAGATGTAGGTGCGGTCCTCGACCCGGGCCACGTCGGTGGGGTCGGAGGCGGCGTAGAAGGAGTTGGGCTTCTTCTCCTCGTTGAGGCGGGTGAAGGTGCCGGTGCTGACCAGGAAGTCGGTCAGCTCGGTCCACTCCTCGTCGGAGCCGGTGCACCAGTGCACCCGGTCCGGGGTGGTGAGCTCGGCGATCTCCTCGACCCAGCGCAGGATGCCCTCGTGGGTGGTCGGTCGTTCGGTCGTCTCGGTAGTCATCTACCGTCCCCTTCGCGCAGTTCCCCCATCCGGGTCAGCTGCGGTCCCGGATGAGCGTGGGTGACCCCACGGATGAGTGTCGCCATTCCCGCACCGTTGCGGCCCGCGGCCGACTCGCAGCGAGGGCGACCGGCAGGTTGGTCGAAAAGTACCGTCGCGTCCCCGCGCTATCCATTGGACCGTTCCAACATGCGCGCCGCGCTGCCCGACCCCCTCCTCAGGGGTGTGATGCGCCACGTTTCCCGTTGCCCCGCTGGTCCCTCGGGTGCATCTCCAGGTCGATGCAACCTTCGGGCCCCGCCGTGCGTAGGAACCTCGACCGCCCGCGACGCGGGCCGAGGAGAGGAGAGGTCATGACGGCACGCGGGACGAGGGGCACGACGAGGGCGTGGGGCAGGACGGCCCGGACGGCGACGGGGGCGGTCACGGCGGTGGCGGCGGCCGCCGCGGTGAGCGTCGGGACGGCGGGCGCCGCGCAGGCGGCGATCGTCGTGGACGTGGTCGAGACCTTCGCCGTCACGCCGCCGGACCTGGCGTGCACGGCGCCCGACGGGACCGCGTTCACGCTGAGCCGGTCGGTCAGCGGGGAGCAGACCTTCCGGCTCAAGACCAAGGCGGCCGGAAGCATCGAGACCTTCCTCGAGCTGAGGTACGTCGACCGGCTGACGTGGACCAACACCACGACCGGCATCAGCTTCACCGGGGTCCGCGAGGGCCAGGACAAGGACAGTGCCCTGGTCGAGCGTCTCGAGGGCGGGCAGTACGCCGTGCTCACGGCCGCCCAGAGCCGCACCACCTTCTACGCCCCGGACGGCACCCGGGCCGGGGTGCAGGTCGGGGTCGAGCGCTACCGGACGGTGCTGGACTCGAAGGGCACGGCGGACCCCACCGACGACGAGTTCGTCGACGGAGTGCTGCTGGTCGGGGCCGGCAACCCCGGCAAGGGCGTCTGCGACTTCGCCGCCGAGCTCACCCTGGGCTGAGACCGCCCTCGGGGGAGCGGTCTCCTCCCGGTGCGTGGGGCGAGCACTCCCGCCGAGGCGGGCGCCGTGCTCGTCCCACGCACCGGTCGTGCCTGATGGGCACCCGCCGACGTAGGCGCCGTGCCCGTCCCGCGCAACCCGCGCCGCCGGTGCGGGGCGTGGTGACGCGCGCCTCTCCGTGACGGTGATCGGGGTTCGTGGCGCTGGGTACGTTCAGGACATGCCCACCCAGACGACGCCCCCATCCCCGAAGCGGATCGTCGTCACCGGCGCCCGCGGCTACATCGGCTCCCGGCTGGTGCCCGAGCTGCTGCGTCAGGGCCACGAGGTGGTGGCGACCGCATCCTCGGACCCCAGCGGCGCGGTGGTGCCGTGGGCCGACGACGTGGAGTGGGCCGTCATGGACGCCCTCGACGCCGGCGACGTCGCCGCGGCGGTCAAGGGGGCCGACGCCGTCTGCTACCTCATCCACGCCCTCGACAAGCCGGGCTTCTCGAACCTCGACCGTCAGGCCGCCGACATCATGCGCGAGGCCGTCGACGCCGCCGAGGTGCCGCGGCTGGTCTACCTCTCCGGGCTGGTGCCCGACCTGCCGCACGACAAGCTCTCGCACCACCTGTCGTCCCGTCTCGAGGTCGAGGAGGTGCTGCTGCGCTCCCGGGCGTCGGTCACCTCGCTGCGGGCGGGCGTCGTGCTCGGGGCCGGATCGACGTCCTTCGAGATCATCCGGCAGTTGGCGGCGACCATGCTCGTGCAGCCGGTGCCGTCGTGGCTGACCTCGCAGATCCAGCCGATCGCGGTCGCCGACACCATCGAGCTGCTGGCCCACGCGCTCGACCACGACGACCCGGTCGGGGCGGTCGACGTCGGCGGACCCGACGTACTGCCCTATCCCGAGCTGCTGGCGCTCTTCGCGCAGGAGGCCGGGCTGCGGCGGCTGCGCCTGCCGGTGCCGCCCGTGCCGGTGCCGCTGGTCTCGCTGACCGCACCGCTGTTCTGCGCCGCGCCGTCGCGCACGGTCTCGGCGCTGGTGGCCAGCCTGCGCCACGACATGGTCTGCGACCCCGACCGGGCCTGGGGCCTGCCGGGTGTCGCCACCCCGGCGGCCGAGGCGATGCGCCGGGCGCTCAGCGAGGACGGCTCGGTGTACGACGCCCAGCCCGGCGACCCGACCTGGACCAGCCCGCGGCTGTGGCCCGAGCGGTTCGCCGGCGTCACCCTCCCGCTGCCCGCCGTGGCCCGCGCCGTGGCCCACAACTCCGAGACGCGGACCGTCGACTTCCTCCGGGCCCGCCTCAAGGGCCTCCTCGGCTGACATTTTCGTTCAATAGAACGTTCAGAACCCCCTCACGCCCTCGCGTCGGGACTTCTGAACGTTCTTTTGAACGGAATGTGCGCCTTGGGGGGATGGGGCAGGGTGAGGGCACGCCCCACCGGCACGTCGACGAGGAGACCTGATGAGGCTCGAGCTGTCCGCGGAGGACGCCGCGTTCCGTGAGGAGATGCGCACCTTCTTCACCACCCAGGTCCCGCAGAGCATCCGCGACACCGTCGCGGCCCGCGAGGAGCTCTCCAAGGAGCAGATCGTGGAGAGCCAGCGGATCCTCAACGCCGCCGGGCTCGCCGTCCCCGGCTGGCCGGTCGAGTGGGGTGGCCAGGACTGGACGCCGTTGCAGCGCCACATCTGGCACGAGGAGATGCAGAGCGCCTGCGTCCCGCTGCCGCTGGCCTTCAACGCCTCCATGGTCGGGCCGGTCATCGCGGCCTACGGCACCCAGGAGCAGAAGGAGACGTTCCTGCCCCAGACCGCGAACCTCGACATCTGGTGGTCGCAGGGCTTCTCCGAGCCGGACGCCGGCTCCGACCTCGCCGGGCTGCGGTGCGCCGCGGTCCGCGACGGCGACGAGTACGTCGTCAACGGTCAGAAGACCTGGACCACGCTCGGGCAGTACGGCGACTGGATCTTCAACCTCGTCCGCACCAACCCCGAGGCCGAGAAGAAGCAGGCCGGCATCTCCTTCCTGCTCATCGACATGACCACCCCCGGCGTCGAGGTCCGCCCGATCGAGCTGATCGACGGCGGCCACGAGGTCAACGAGGTCTGGTTCACCGACGTCCGCGTGCCGGCGGCCAACCTCGTGGGCGCGGAGAACCAGGGCTGGGACATCGCCAAGTTCCTCCTCGGCAACGAGCGCGTCGGCGTCGCCCCGGTCGGCGCGGTCAAGCGCGTCCTGGCCCACGCCAAGGAGTGGGTCGGCGAGGAGACGCTGCGCGACCCGTTGGTGGCCGCCCGCTTCGCCGCAATCGAGAACGAGCTGCTCGCGCTGGAGCTGACCGCGCTCCGCGTCGTCGCCCACTCCGCCGACGGCAAGCCCCACCCGGCCTCGTCGGTGCTCAAGCTCAAGGGCTCCGAGCTGCAGCAGGAGGTCAGCGACCTCGTCGTCGAGCTCGCCGGACCCGGCTCGCTCGCCTCCGGCGCCGGCGACGACAGCGGCGTACCGGGCTGGGCTCGCGTCGCCACCCCGGCGTACCTCAACCTCCGCAAGGCCTCGATCTACGGCGGCTCCAACGAGATCCAGCGCCAAATCATCGCCCGCACGATCCTGGGACTCTGAGAGGGATTCGGACATGGACTTCGAGTACGACGACGAGCAGCAGGCCCTGCGTGACGCCGTCCGCGGGCTGCTGACCAAGGCCTACGGCGACTTCGAGAAAAGGCGTACGGCGACCCGGGGCGAGCGTGCCTACGACCCCGACGTCTGGCGCCAGCTGGCCGAGATGGGCGTCCTCGGGCTGCCCTTCGCCGAGGCCGACGGCGGCATGGGGGCGGGTCCCCTCGAGGTCGGCATCGTGGCCGAGGAGCTCGGCCGGGTGCTCGCACCGGAGCCGTTCCTGACCGCGGTCGTGCTGGCCGGCGGCGCGGTCGCTGCCGCCGGGACCGACGCCCAGCGCGCGGCCCTGCTCGAGCCCCTGGCGGCCGGGGAGTCGCTGCTGGCGTGGGCCCACGACGAGCCCGGCCACGGCTACACGTCGTCCGCCTCGGCCACCAAGGCCTCGCAGGAGGGCGACGGCTGGATGCTGACCGGCACCAAGGAGCCGGTCGTCTCGGGCGAGCACGCGGACGTCCTCGTCGTCACCGCCGCCCTCCCGGACGGCCCTTCGACGGGCTCAGGAGGGGCCGGCACCGGGCTCTTCACGGTCGCCGCCGACGCCGCCGGACTGACCCGCACCGGCTACCCCACCCACGACGGCGGCCGCGCCGCCCTGATCACCTTCGACGGCACCCCGGCGGAGGCCCTGGGTGAAGGTGCCGACGCCACGGCGGTCGTGGAGCGGGTCCTCGACCAGGCCCGCGTGGCAGCGGCCGCCGAGGCGCTCGGGCTCATCTCCGAGGCGCTCAGCGCCACCCGGGACTACCTGACCTCGCGCAAGCAGTTCGGCGTGACGCTCAACACGTTCCAGGCGCTCACCTTCCGTGCCTCCGACATGTACGTCGACCTCGAGCTCACCCGCAGCCTGGTGCTGTGGGCCGCGATGGTGCTCGACGCCGGCTCGCCCGAGGAGGCCTCCGTCGCGGCCTCGCGCGCCGCGCTCCAGGTCGCGACGGCCGGCAAGCGGGTCGGGCAGGAGGCGATCCAGCTGCACGGCGGCATCGGCGTCACCGCGGAGTACTCCGTCGGGCACCGGCTCAGCCGGCTCCGCGCCCTCGAGGCGCAGCTCGGTGATGCGCGGCTGCACACCGCGCGCCTGGCCGGCCGCGTCGCGTCGTACGGCGAGGTCGACCCGCTGCCCTGACACTGGCCGTGACCGCGGGCTGACGTCGGCACGGTGCTGTCAAGGGACCTCCGGACCTGACGTGCGCTTCGGCGGTGGCGGGATCGTCGGTCCATGGCACACCACGCACACGGGTCCGAGAGCTTCTACGTCCTGGGGGAGGGGCTGCTCACCACCAGTGGCGAGGGCCGTCCGGCCGGCCGGCGCCGCGACGTCGCAGCGCTGAGCGACGCGGACGCGCCCTTCCGGTTCAGCCGGATGGGTCCGCGAGGGCGACCGCTGGGGATGCCGGTGCTGGGCAAACTCGCCGCCGCCATGATCGCGCCGGGTGGGGTCATGGGCGACGCCCGCGGCATCCCGGCCGGGTACACCTACCTCGGCCAGTTCATCGACCACGACCTCACCTTCGACAAGACCGATGACGTCTCGCTCGGCGACATGGTCTCGCCCGCCGAGCTGACGCTGGCCCGCTCGCCCGTGTTGGACCTCGACTCCGTCTAC
This DNA window, taken from Nocardioides sp. HDW12B, encodes the following:
- a CDS encoding acyl-CoA dehydrogenase family protein, with protein sequence MDFEYDDEQQALRDAVRGLLTKAYGDFEKRRTATRGERAYDPDVWRQLAEMGVLGLPFAEADGGMGAGPLEVGIVAEELGRVLAPEPFLTAVVLAGGAVAAAGTDAQRAALLEPLAAGESLLAWAHDEPGHGYTSSASATKASQEGDGWMLTGTKEPVVSGEHADVLVVTAALPDGPSTGSGGAGTGLFTVAADAAGLTRTGYPTHDGGRAALITFDGTPAEALGEGADATAVVERVLDQARVAAAAEALGLISEALSATRDYLTSRKQFGVTLNTFQALTFRASDMYVDLELTRSLVLWAAMVLDAGSPEEASVAASRAALQVATAGKRVGQEAIQLHGGIGVTAEYSVGHRLSRLRALEAQLGDARLHTARLAGRVASYGEVDPLP
- a CDS encoding CHAT domain-containing tetratricopeptide repeat protein — its product is MGGSALLETLRAEVDAARELFQHGRPADSLAALGELRARLEREVPSGSERQLLLAQVLVSLASASFEVSGDLGRATALLDRAESVAGAVDEGAGRDRLLVALRGQLGLLLLRNGRNEEALTALDRAAGMLEGADAKDQETILVNRGVLHLERGDLDAARLDFEACLAIAERTGDEVGVSTARHNLGWTEFRLGRLPRALTLMGEAAAQHPIARLDRARVLREAGLLTEADELLEEVAEDFRHAGLGQDLGETELVRAECLLLTGDLAAARDLARSARGRFVRRGNRTWQRRAELLLLRCRRSAIEARTAQGASEPARRAALRRLAVAAQTFADRCRVEGRRDLARQAVLISREASLRAQLSGRAGGGPALAGARPAPLRRRDPLVVRLLTREVRSLAAEIGGDRRRAKVEVRRGLAELGGYQQTFGSLDLRTASAVHGSALARLGLELVLRDGSAAEVLTFVERARAVSTRLPQVRPPGDPATAALVARLRAVDEEARSLEGDPTGLETARGLRREAARLQHEIRGRAWELEGGQGAADAPPRVRRLAAAAEADGSVVVSFARHRSSWVAVHLDGRRAVLTRLGPVAEVAALVARVRADLDAAASPALPPLLARAVHDSLAAGLARLDALLLAPLDLTGRRLVLSCSGDLMLLPWGLLPSRTGTATSVTPSAAAWLRAREGRRPSRPRVVAVAGPGLRLAEAEVAEVVGRWEGSRALLGPDATSQRVRQALVEGDLVHVSAHGRHRSDSPLFSSVRLHDGSLYAHEIDPGAGLAGCVVLSACDAGLATTRPGEEMLGLAQVLLHLGSRSVVAAVARVNDEVSAGVMADLHARLAQGKDVSTSLAEAQRESLDRRSPAAFVSYGAAW
- a CDS encoding NAD(P)H-binding protein, which codes for MPTQTTPPSPKRIVVTGARGYIGSRLVPELLRQGHEVVATASSDPSGAVVPWADDVEWAVMDALDAGDVAAAVKGADAVCYLIHALDKPGFSNLDRQAADIMREAVDAAEVPRLVYLSGLVPDLPHDKLSHHLSSRLEVEEVLLRSRASVTSLRAGVVLGAGSTSFEIIRQLAATMLVQPVPSWLTSQIQPIAVADTIELLAHALDHDDPVGAVDVGGPDVLPYPELLALFAQEAGLRRLRLPVPPVPVPLVSLTAPLFCAAPSRTVSALVASLRHDMVCDPDRAWGLPGVATPAAEAMRRALSEDGSVYDAQPGDPTWTSPRLWPERFAGVTLPLPAVARAVAHNSETRTVDFLRARLKGLLG
- a CDS encoding LuxR family transcriptional regulator, which codes for MSAASEAGGPSPSAGPGVGPAAGPVAGPDVAPALRVPSRADHEVVRELGAEVYEVAVTQGWIDAADRDFLPGSTRRSALLLLVDLGLLTFDSQAERYHPVDPSAASDLLVAPLAQHASELIAESARWNSTFEELASLYRSSPINLKRASTEIRGIDAINRFIDTQVTNLRVEMLTAQPYGRRPAVTLAEAEPRDMQALRRGVSIRTIYQHSARQSAATREYVAEVSSLGAEVRTSDEFFKRMLVFDRHTALIPATESHEVAVAIHEKSILAFLLDLFDRAWERAMPFTVDTMAAARNVAAEVRSMTLRMLVEGHSDAASAKRLGVSVRTYASYISMLKEEYGVETRFQLGWAMSRSAAPASD
- a CDS encoding phosphoenolpyruvate carboxykinase (GTP); translation: MTTETTERPTTHEGILRWVEEIAELTTPDRVHWCTGSDEEWTELTDFLVSTGTFTRLNEEKKPNSFYAASDPTDVARVEDRTYICSVDEKDCGPTNNWMDPGEMKALMTDLYRGCMKGRTMYVVPFCMGHLDADSPMFGVEITDSAYVVASMRVMARMGSDVLAKMEETQASYVPALHSVGMPLEPGQDDVKWPCNDTKYIVQFPDERMIWSFGSGYGGNALLGKKCYALRIASVMARDEGWMAEHMLILKLTSPEGVKKYIAAAFPSACGKTNLAMLAPTIEGWKVETLGDDIAWMRIGDDGRLYAVNPEFGLFGVAPGTNEHTNPNAMRTINQGNSVFTNVALTDDGDIWWEGMEGTPDHATSWKGEDWTPDSEELSSHPNSRYCTPIKQCPILADEYDDPNGVPIDAILFGGRRKTTVPLVTEARDWTHGTFMGATLSSETTAAATGAVGVVRRDPMAMLPFIGYNAGDYFNHWITMGKENDASKMPRIFYVNWFRRDADGGFLWPGFGENSRVLKWVVERIDGQAEAVETPIGHVPTPESLDTAGLDMSEADLAEALRVDVEEWKAEIPQITEWFEKFGDNLPATLWTELDGLKARLGA
- a CDS encoding acyl-CoA dehydrogenase family protein, with the translated sequence MRLELSAEDAAFREEMRTFFTTQVPQSIRDTVAAREELSKEQIVESQRILNAAGLAVPGWPVEWGGQDWTPLQRHIWHEEMQSACVPLPLAFNASMVGPVIAAYGTQEQKETFLPQTANLDIWWSQGFSEPDAGSDLAGLRCAAVRDGDEYVVNGQKTWTTLGQYGDWIFNLVRTNPEAEKKQAGISFLLIDMTTPGVEVRPIELIDGGHEVNEVWFTDVRVPAANLVGAENQGWDIAKFLLGNERVGVAPVGAVKRVLAHAKEWVGEETLRDPLVAARFAAIENELLALELTALRVVAHSADGKPHPASSVLKLKGSELQQEVSDLVVELAGPGSLASGAGDDSGVPGWARVATPAYLNLRKASIYGGSNEIQRQIIARTILGL